The Amycolatopsis sp. 195334CR genome includes a window with the following:
- a CDS encoding response regulator transcription factor yields MTTVVLADDEALLRKALAALLPLEGEITVLAEAEDGATAIEATLRHQPDVLVIDLEMPGVDGLGAVAEIRRERPEQVILMLTRHAKPGVLRKALKLGVQGFVSKSAEPAHITSVIRTLHGGKRWIDPDVSALAVVDDCPLTDRELDVLRVTGEGYSVADIAVQLHLAEGTVRNYLSNAMQKTQTRTRHEAARYAREHDWL; encoded by the coding sequence ATGACCACGGTGGTGCTCGCCGACGACGAAGCGCTGCTCCGCAAGGCACTGGCCGCGCTGCTCCCGCTCGAAGGGGAGATCACCGTGCTCGCCGAGGCCGAGGACGGGGCCACCGCCATCGAAGCCACCCTGCGGCACCAGCCGGACGTGCTGGTCATCGACCTGGAGATGCCCGGTGTGGACGGGCTCGGCGCGGTCGCGGAGATCCGGCGGGAGCGGCCGGAGCAGGTGATCCTGATGCTCACCCGGCACGCCAAGCCCGGTGTGCTGCGCAAGGCGCTGAAGCTCGGCGTGCAGGGTTTTGTCAGCAAGTCCGCGGAACCGGCGCACATCACCTCGGTGATCAGGACGCTGCACGGCGGCAAGCGGTGGATCGACCCGGACGTCTCCGCGCTCGCCGTGGTCGACGACTGCCCGCTCACCGACCGCGAACTCGACGTGCTGCGGGTGACCGGTGAGGGGTACTCGGTCGCCGACATCGCCGTGCAGCTCCACCTCGCCGAGGGCACGGTCCGCAACTACCTGTCGAACGCGATGCAGAAGACCCAGACCCGCACCCGGCACGAGGCCGCCCGCTACGCCCGCGAGCACGACTGGTTGTGA
- a CDS encoding sensor histidine kinase yields the protein MSEGGTEETRGRLRHLNLTMMLPPIVAAGVFTVAFDAQSWLDVVVLGLGVVAVVVTFVRWTMGALFPVAIPCLVVAAVVWPYGVLGPGAGTAFFSIASVGSLVVSRLPGRRGAAAVGLVAYVAAVGVARLLVAHEDALAELFRFALLPAGITAVITGLMFPNKRFYDVVRDLEESRDREAELAVARERIRFASDLHDIQGHTLHVVKLKVALAQRLVRTDAGRAEEELREIHALVADTITQTKELAYAHRRLNLSAELENAKNLFEAAGIRVRVHREADVDTVDTGAGELLGQVLRETTTNILRHAQAGQVRITLSKSGITIVNDGAPEGPVPALSGLATLRQRLAGNGGELTVEQHDGSFLTAAAFPHDRPEDR from the coding sequence ATGAGCGAGGGTGGGACGGAGGAGACGCGGGGACGGCTGCGGCACCTCAACCTCACCATGATGCTGCCGCCGATCGTCGCGGCCGGCGTGTTCACCGTGGCCTTCGACGCCCAGAGCTGGCTCGACGTCGTCGTGCTGGGCCTCGGGGTGGTCGCGGTCGTGGTGACCTTCGTGCGGTGGACGATGGGCGCCCTGTTCCCGGTGGCGATCCCGTGCCTGGTGGTCGCCGCCGTGGTGTGGCCGTACGGGGTGCTCGGGCCGGGCGCGGGCACGGCGTTCTTCAGCATCGCGTCGGTGGGTTCGCTGGTGGTCTCCCGGCTCCCCGGCCGCCGGGGCGCGGCGGCCGTCGGGCTGGTCGCCTACGTGGCCGCGGTGGGCGTGGCGCGGTTGCTGGTGGCGCACGAGGACGCGCTCGCCGAGCTGTTCCGGTTCGCCCTGCTCCCGGCCGGGATCACCGCGGTGATCACCGGGCTGATGTTCCCCAACAAGCGGTTCTACGACGTCGTCCGGGATCTGGAGGAGTCGCGGGATCGGGAGGCGGAGCTCGCCGTGGCGCGGGAGCGGATCCGGTTCGCCAGCGACCTGCATGACATCCAGGGCCACACCCTGCACGTGGTGAAGCTCAAGGTGGCGCTGGCCCAGCGGCTCGTGCGCACCGACGCCGGGCGCGCCGAGGAGGAGCTGCGCGAGATCCACGCGCTGGTCGCCGACACCATCACCCAGACCAAGGAACTCGCCTACGCGCACCGCAGGCTCAACCTGTCCGCGGAGCTGGAGAACGCGAAGAACCTCTTCGAGGCCGCCGGGATCCGCGTGCGCGTGCACCGCGAGGCCGATGTGGACACCGTGGACACCGGTGCCGGCGAACTGCTCGGCCAGGTCCTGCGCGAGACCACCACGAACATCCTGCGCCACGCCCAGGCCGGGCAGGTGCGGATCACCCTGTCGAAGTCGGGCATCACCATCGTCAACGACGGCGCGCCCGAGGGCCCGGTGCCCGCGCTGAGCGGGCTCGCCACGCTGCGGCAGCGCCTTGCCGGCAACGGCGGCGAGCTGACGGTGGAGCAGCACGACGGGAGTTTCCTGACCGCCGCGGCATTCCCGCACGACCGCCCGGAGGACCGATGA
- a CDS encoding YciI family protein, with protein MRYLVVLEATQPGTPPPAELMAGIMRLGAEATQSGAMLDNAGLAPSADGAKVTLDGSEVTITDGPFAESKEMISYALYDTRTKEEAVEWTRRFLALHAEHWPGWTGEARVLRVFGPEDMPGA; from the coding sequence ATGCGTTATCTGGTAGTCCTCGAAGCCACCCAGCCCGGCACCCCGCCGCCCGCGGAACTGATGGCGGGCATCATGCGGCTGGGAGCGGAGGCCACGCAGTCCGGCGCGATGCTCGACAACGCGGGCCTGGCCCCCAGCGCCGACGGCGCGAAGGTCACCCTCGACGGGAGCGAGGTGACCATCACCGACGGCCCCTTCGCCGAGTCGAAGGAGATGATCAGCTACGCCCTCTACGACACGCGCACCAAGGAAGAGGCGGTGGAGTGGACCCGCCGCTTCCTCGCCCTGCACGCCGAGCACTGGCCGGGGTGGACGGGGGAGGCGCGGGTGCTGCGGGTGTTCGGTCCCGAAGACATGCCCGGGGCCTGA
- the ligA gene encoding NAD-dependent DNA ligase LigA produces MEARERIEELADRIVVLRDAYYRGSPEVADAEYDAIEDELRGLIAANPELTPDPNPLDQVGAPAVLHAPIRHSRPMLSLDKATQPEQVAAFFDRFPGQPVVVMPKLDGLSLAVVYENGRLARAITRGDGTTGDDVTMLVRALTDGIPDRVDAAGRVEVRGEAVMLRSTFTAYNTAHPDKPLINPRNAAAGTLRAKDPATVAGRNLRFFAFDLYSDIAEADLGSALHALGFTAAEMRRCASAEEAQAVIAEIERQRNELDYDLDGAVLRLADRDAYAAAGTRSASPRGALAYKFAAEEKTTVLADVVWDVGKTGKIAPVAWLEPVFVGGTTVSRATLANQEVIRARGIKIGDTVLVRRAGDVIPFVAGVLDASKRTGAEREIVPPAECPSCAQPLTEQGNSRELFCTNVACPAQTVRRLIHWASRAAADIDAIGGVWIERLAEAGILEHPSDFYQLTKERLLEFERIGEVSATRMIESIDASRQVGLRRALIGLAIPMASEGTAARLCRAGFPSLEAVADAGVDGLVAVEDIGPKVAASLIEHLTRLRPELERLRERGVSLDVREEDLPPVVAAGAPLAGKTVVVTGAISDPRSGEKVARPTFQRLCEKAGATIASSVSASTDLLITGAEVGAAKLTKAEKHGVEVVDQGEIWQQLIAAAVV; encoded by the coding sequence GTGGAAGCTCGCGAACGCATCGAAGAACTCGCCGATCGGATCGTCGTGCTGCGCGACGCCTACTACCGGGGTTCCCCGGAGGTGGCGGACGCCGAGTACGACGCGATCGAGGACGAGCTGCGCGGGCTGATCGCGGCCAACCCCGAGCTGACCCCCGACCCGAACCCGCTGGACCAGGTGGGCGCGCCCGCGGTGCTGCACGCCCCGATCCGGCACTCGCGGCCGATGCTCTCGCTGGACAAGGCGACCCAGCCCGAGCAGGTCGCCGCCTTTTTCGACCGCTTCCCCGGCCAGCCGGTGGTGGTGATGCCGAAGCTGGACGGGCTGTCGCTGGCCGTCGTCTACGAGAACGGGCGGCTGGCCAGGGCGATCACCCGCGGTGACGGCACCACCGGCGACGACGTGACCATGCTGGTCCGCGCGCTGACCGACGGCATCCCGGACCGGGTGGACGCGGCGGGCCGGGTCGAGGTGCGCGGCGAGGCGGTCATGCTGCGCTCCACCTTCACCGCCTACAACACCGCCCACCCGGACAAACCGCTGATCAACCCGCGCAACGCGGCCGCGGGCACGCTGCGCGCCAAGGACCCGGCCACGGTCGCCGGGCGGAACCTGCGCTTCTTCGCTTTCGACCTGTACTCCGACATCGCCGAGGCCGACCTGGGCAGCGCGCTGCACGCGCTCGGCTTCACCGCCGCCGAGATGCGCCGCTGCGCGAGCGCGGAGGAGGCGCAGGCGGTGATCGCCGAGATCGAGCGGCAGCGCAACGAACTGGACTACGACCTCGACGGCGCCGTGCTGCGGCTGGCCGATCGGGACGCCTACGCCGCCGCCGGGACGCGGTCGGCCTCGCCGCGGGGCGCGCTGGCGTACAAGTTCGCCGCCGAGGAGAAGACCACCGTGCTGGCCGACGTGGTCTGGGACGTCGGCAAGACCGGCAAGATCGCGCCGGTCGCGTGGCTGGAGCCGGTTTTTGTCGGCGGCACCACGGTCAGCCGCGCGACGCTGGCCAACCAGGAGGTGATCCGCGCCCGTGGCATCAAGATCGGCGACACGGTGCTGGTGCGCCGCGCCGGTGACGTGATCCCGTTCGTGGCCGGGGTGCTCGACGCCTCGAAGCGCACCGGGGCCGAGCGCGAGATCGTGCCGCCGGCCGAGTGCCCGTCGTGCGCGCAGCCGCTGACCGAACAGGGCAACAGCCGGGAACTGTTCTGCACCAACGTGGCCTGCCCGGCGCAGACCGTGCGGCGGCTGATCCACTGGGCTTCGCGCGCGGCCGCGGACATCGACGCCATCGGCGGGGTGTGGATCGAACGGCTGGCCGAGGCGGGCATTCTCGAGCACCCGTCGGACTTCTACCAGCTGACCAAGGAGCGCTTGCTGGAGTTCGAGCGCATCGGCGAGGTCTCGGCCACCCGGATGATCGAGTCGATCGACGCGAGCCGTCAGGTCGGGCTGCGGCGAGCGCTGATCGGACTGGCCATTCCGATGGCTTCGGAGGGCACGGCCGCGCGCCTGTGCCGGGCCGGCTTCCCGTCACTGGAGGCGGTGGCCGACGCCGGGGTCGACGGGCTGGTCGCGGTGGAGGACATCGGGCCGAAGGTCGCCGCTTCGCTGATCGAACACCTCACCCGGCTGCGGCCGGAACTGGAGCGGTTGCGGGAGCGCGGGGTGTCGCTGGACGTGCGCGAGGAGGACCTGCCCCCGGTCGTGGCGGCCGGCGCGCCGCTGGCCGGGAAGACGGTCGTGGTCACCGGCGCGATCAGCGATCCGCGGTCCGGTGAGAAGGTCGCGCGCCCGACTTTCCAGCGGTTGTGCGAGAAGGCGGGCGCGACCATCGCGTCCTCGGTTTCGGCGAGCACGGACCTGCTCATCACCGGGGCCGAGGTCGGGGCCGCGAAGCTCACCAAGGCCGAGAAGCACGGCGTCGAGGTCGTCGACCAGGGCGAGATCTGGCAGCAGCTGATCGCGGCGGCAGTGGTCTGA
- a CDS encoding VOC family protein, with the protein MPITRMLAQATVTDLDAALPWYTTLFGRAPDARPMEGLAEWHLTATFGLQVWAEPARAGRCTVVLDEADLDERAAELDRAGIGHPGPEQASSSRILRLTDPDGNRIVFTG; encoded by the coding sequence ATGCCGATCACGCGCATGCTCGCCCAAGCCACCGTCACCGATCTCGACGCGGCTCTGCCCTGGTACACGACGCTCTTCGGACGCGCGCCGGACGCCCGCCCGATGGAAGGGCTGGCCGAATGGCACCTCACCGCGACCTTCGGCCTCCAGGTGTGGGCCGAACCGGCGCGGGCGGGCCGCTGCACCGTGGTATTGGACGAAGCCGACCTCGACGAACGGGCCGCCGAACTGGACCGGGCGGGCATCGGCCACCCCGGCCCCGAGCAGGCCAGCTCATCCCGGATCCTCCGGCTCACCGACCCCGACGGCAACCGGATCGTGTTCACCGGCTGA
- a CDS encoding RNA polymerase sigma factor, giving the protein MDRSEAGRGTVEAIWRIESARLVAALARFTGDVGLAEDLAQDALVAALEQWPVTGVPPKPGGWLMTTAKNRAIDLFRRDGTHRRALEALGHDEASTPEYTFDDPVGDDELRLLFAACHPGLKREYRVALTLRCLAGLSTREIAGAFLVAESVVGQRISRAKKTLRDKKIRLDLPEAGDLRERLASVLEVIYLIFNEGYRATSGANWMRPELSNDALRLARRTAALMPEVAEAQGLQALLELTHARAPARHDADGAPVLLPDQDRARWDRLLIRRGMAALHRAYRLGSAGPYALQAAIAGCHATAPTAADTDWARIAGLYDVLERVQPNPVVTLNRAMAHGHAAGPAAGLAVLDGLGDALSQYAQRHAVEGELLAMAGREEEARAAYARAAALTANEAERVLFGRRSAGLTGSGP; this is encoded by the coding sequence GTGGACCGCTCGGAGGCCGGGCGCGGCACCGTCGAAGCGATCTGGCGGATCGAATCCGCCCGGTTGGTCGCGGCGCTCGCCCGGTTCACCGGCGACGTCGGCCTCGCCGAGGACCTCGCCCAGGACGCACTGGTCGCGGCGCTCGAGCAGTGGCCGGTGACCGGGGTGCCGCCGAAGCCGGGAGGCTGGCTGATGACCACCGCGAAGAACCGCGCGATCGACCTGTTCCGCCGGGACGGCACGCACCGCCGGGCCCTCGAAGCGCTGGGGCACGACGAAGCGAGCACGCCCGAGTACACCTTCGACGACCCGGTGGGCGACGACGAACTCCGCCTGCTGTTCGCCGCCTGCCACCCCGGTCTCAAGCGCGAGTACCGCGTCGCGCTGACCCTGCGCTGCCTGGCCGGGCTGAGCACGCGGGAGATCGCCGGTGCCTTCCTGGTCGCCGAGTCCGTGGTCGGGCAGCGCATCTCCCGCGCCAAGAAAACCTTGCGCGACAAGAAGATCCGGCTCGACCTGCCGGAGGCGGGGGACCTGCGCGAGCGGCTGGCGTCGGTGCTGGAGGTCATCTACCTGATCTTCAACGAGGGGTACCGAGCCACCTCCGGCGCGAACTGGATGCGCCCCGAACTCAGCAACGACGCGCTCCGGTTGGCCCGGCGCACGGCGGCGCTGATGCCCGAGGTCGCCGAGGCGCAGGGCCTGCAGGCGCTGCTGGAGCTGACCCACGCTCGCGCGCCCGCGCGGCACGATGCCGACGGCGCGCCCGTGTTGCTGCCGGACCAGGACCGCGCGCGCTGGGACCGCCTGCTGATCCGGCGTGGCATGGCCGCGCTGCACCGCGCCTACCGGCTCGGCTCGGCGGGCCCGTACGCCCTGCAGGCGGCGATCGCCGGTTGCCACGCCACGGCCCCCACCGCGGCGGACACCGACTGGGCGCGGATCGCCGGGCTGTACGACGTGCTCGAACGGGTTCAGCCCAATCCGGTCGTCACGCTGAACCGGGCGATGGCGCACGGCCACGCCGCCGGACCGGCCGCGGGCCTGGCCGTCCTGGACGGGCTGGGGGACGCGCTTTCGCAGTACGCGCAACGGCACGCGGTCGAAGGGGAACTGCTCGCCATGGCCGGGCGGGAGGAGGAAGCGCGGGCCGCCTACGCGCGGGCCGCCGCCCTGACCGCCAACGAAGCCGAGCGTGTCCTCTTCGGACGGAGGTCGGCCGGACTCACGGGGTCCGGGCCGTGA
- a CDS encoding alpha/beta hydrolase gives MALRKSLLPVLVTALAASLVAGVPAAVADTPSWGECPADAARPGLECATIDVPLDYRDPGGRTIEVAISRLASANPDKRRGVLLTNTGGPGGEGLLFPAILRDNLKLPREVLDSYDVIGMDPRGVGHSTPVTCDLKPEQWFTNIPLYARNPADVTAQADQAKVVAAQCGSSASAPLLPHITTANTARDLDRVREALGESTVSYFGISYGTYLGSVYTTLFPDRSDRILIDSATGPDGWDAGFTRMFGEGFADRFPDFAEFAAAHPEYGLGTTPRQVTAKYFELAARLDATPSPEGVNGQLFRQLAFSKFYYDHEFPSLAETWQALDTGKPIPGAATAKAAAPVTDNYLASQLHVICNDSDWPEAVGHYQRNVAIDRFRHPMFGAAAANVTPCAFWPSEPVEPPVEIGEDGPANVLIVQNLRDPATPLSGAKKLRRAFGDRARLVTADQGGHLAYLYLDNRCANDLATNFLLTGQRPAHDQAC, from the coding sequence ATGGCATTGCGGAAATCGTTGCTGCCCGTACTGGTCACCGCCCTGGCCGCGTCGCTGGTTGCGGGTGTGCCCGCCGCCGTGGCGGACACGCCGAGCTGGGGCGAATGCCCGGCCGACGCGGCCAGACCGGGCCTGGAATGCGCCACGATCGACGTCCCGCTGGACTACCGCGATCCGGGCGGGCGCACCATCGAGGTGGCGATCTCACGCCTGGCCAGCGCCAACCCGGACAAGCGCCGCGGCGTGCTGCTGACCAACACCGGCGGACCCGGCGGCGAGGGCCTGCTCTTCCCGGCCATCCTGCGCGACAACCTCAAGCTTCCGCGGGAAGTGCTGGACAGTTACGACGTGATCGGGATGGACCCGCGCGGCGTCGGCCACAGCACCCCGGTCACCTGCGACCTGAAGCCCGAGCAGTGGTTCACCAACATCCCGCTGTACGCGCGGAACCCGGCCGACGTCACCGCGCAGGCCGACCAGGCGAAGGTGGTCGCGGCGCAGTGCGGTTCGTCGGCGTCGGCGCCGCTGCTGCCGCACATCACCACCGCGAACACCGCGCGGGACCTCGACCGGGTCCGCGAGGCGCTGGGGGAGTCCACAGTGTCCTACTTCGGCATCTCCTACGGCACCTACCTCGGATCGGTGTACACCACGTTGTTCCCGGACCGCAGCGACCGGATCCTGATCGACAGCGCGACCGGCCCGGACGGCTGGGACGCCGGGTTCACGCGGATGTTCGGCGAGGGGTTCGCGGACCGCTTCCCGGACTTCGCGGAGTTCGCCGCCGCGCACCCCGAATACGGGCTGGGCACCACACCGCGGCAGGTGACCGCGAAGTACTTCGAACTCGCCGCGCGGCTGGACGCCACGCCGAGCCCGGAGGGCGTGAACGGCCAGTTGTTCCGCCAGCTCGCCTTCTCCAAGTTCTACTACGACCACGAGTTCCCCAGCCTGGCCGAGACCTGGCAGGCACTCGACACCGGGAAACCGATCCCGGGGGCCGCGACCGCGAAGGCCGCGGCACCGGTCACGGACAACTACCTGGCCAGCCAGCTGCACGTGATCTGCAACGACTCCGACTGGCCGGAGGCGGTCGGGCACTACCAGCGCAACGTCGCGATCGACCGGTTCCGCCACCCGATGTTCGGCGCCGCCGCGGCGAACGTCACGCCGTGCGCGTTCTGGCCGTCCGAGCCGGTCGAACCGCCGGTGGAGATCGGCGAGGACGGCCCAGCCAACGTGCTGATCGTGCAGAACCTCCGCGATCCGGCGACCCCGCTGTCCGGGGCGAAGAAACTGCGGCGGGCCTTCGGCGACCGGGCCCGCCTGGTCACCGCCGACCAGGGCGGCCACCTGGCCTACCTGTACCTGGACAACCGGTGCG
- a CDS encoding alpha/beta fold hydrolase, with amino-acid sequence MPTHDDDLIRFEADGAPPLPEATEQGHVPHSGARVWYAAYGDGPPVVLLHGGLGHSGNWGHQVPALVAAGYRVIAVDSRGHGRSTRDDRPYTYDLLASDVLAVLDALRVPSAAFVGWSDGAATALVLARHAPERVTGVLFFGCNMDPSGTKEFHPTPVVDRCFARHERDYAELSETPDEFKALVDAVTRMQRSQPDYGAQDLAWIRVPVTIVHAEHDEFIERSHAEYLARTIPGAELSILAGVSHFAPLQRPASFDEAMFSLLTRATATD; translated from the coding sequence ATGCCCACTCATGACGACGACCTGATCCGGTTCGAAGCCGACGGCGCGCCTCCCCTGCCCGAAGCCACCGAGCAGGGCCACGTCCCGCACTCCGGCGCCCGCGTGTGGTACGCGGCCTACGGTGACGGGCCGCCGGTGGTGCTGTTGCACGGCGGTCTCGGCCACAGCGGCAACTGGGGGCACCAGGTCCCGGCGCTGGTCGCGGCCGGGTACCGGGTGATCGCGGTGGACAGCCGCGGCCACGGCCGCAGCACCCGCGACGACCGGCCGTACACCTACGACCTGCTGGCCTCCGACGTGCTCGCCGTGCTGGACGCCCTGCGGGTGCCCAGCGCCGCGTTCGTCGGGTGGAGCGACGGGGCGGCCACCGCGCTCGTTCTGGCCAGGCACGCGCCCGAGCGGGTGACCGGGGTGTTGTTCTTCGGCTGCAACATGGATCCCAGCGGTACCAAGGAGTTCCACCCGACGCCGGTGGTCGACCGCTGTTTCGCCCGGCACGAGCGGGACTACGCCGAGCTGTCGGAGACGCCGGACGAGTTCAAGGCGCTGGTGGACGCGGTCACCCGCATGCAGCGGAGCCAGCCCGACTACGGCGCGCAGGACCTGGCGTGGATCCGGGTGCCCGTCACCATCGTCCACGCCGAACACGACGAGTTCATCGAGCGGTCCCACGCCGAGTACCTGGCCCGCACGATCCCGGGTGCCGAACTGTCCATTTTGGCCGGTGTCAGCCATTTCGCCCCGCTGCAACGGCCCGCGTCGTTCGACGAGGCCATGTTCTCGCTCCTCACCAGGGCGACCGCGACCGACTGA
- a CDS encoding class I SAM-dependent methyltransferase, translated as MPPSLDRLYGTKDLSRNPCFAGGFINFGYWAGIDPGGSLGEADRVRSQEDLYRLVLRAAEIEEGARLVEVGCGRGLGCALALREFGPHSVCGVDAHPAQVERAARGNSPLPDGLEFRLGTAASLPFPDSTVDRVYSVEAAQHFPSLEEFAREAARVLPPGGRLAVSTFFAPHPGHDDEINALLHSFAEGLDVAHPIEAFADTLASTGFTGISVRSIGEHVWAGYDRWIANTIHADDWPRNFLRTYTDGLLDYYLITARTP; from the coding sequence ATGCCGCCGTCACTCGACAGGCTTTACGGGACGAAGGATCTCAGCCGGAACCCGTGCTTCGCGGGCGGGTTCATCAACTTCGGCTACTGGGCCGGGATCGACCCCGGCGGGTCACTCGGCGAGGCGGATCGGGTGCGCAGCCAGGAGGACCTCTACCGCCTGGTGCTGCGAGCCGCCGAGATCGAGGAGGGCGCCCGGCTGGTCGAGGTCGGTTGCGGCCGCGGACTCGGGTGCGCCTTGGCCCTGCGGGAGTTCGGGCCCCACTCGGTGTGCGGCGTGGACGCGCACCCGGCACAGGTGGAACGCGCGGCCCGCGGGAACTCGCCGCTTCCCGACGGCCTGGAGTTCCGGCTCGGCACGGCCGCGTCGTTGCCCTTCCCCGATTCGACGGTCGACCGCGTGTATTCGGTCGAGGCCGCGCAGCACTTCCCGTCGCTGGAGGAGTTCGCGCGCGAAGCGGCGAGGGTGCTCCCGCCGGGCGGCAGGCTGGCGGTGTCCACCTTCTTCGCGCCGCACCCCGGGCACGACGACGAGATCAACGCCCTGCTCCACTCCTTCGCCGAAGGGCTGGACGTGGCTCACCCGATCGAGGCCTTCGCGGACACGCTCGCCTCGACGGGGTTCACCGGGATCTCGGTGCGCTCCATCGGCGAACACGTCTGGGCGGGCTACGACCGGTGGATCGCGAACACCATCCACGCCGACGACTGGCCGCGGAACTTCCTCCGCACCTACACCGACGGCCTGCTGGACTACTACCTGATCACGGCCCGGACCCCGTGA